The Silene latifolia isolate original U9 population chromosome Y, ASM4854445v1, whole genome shotgun sequence sequence gtaaaaaaaaaaatataatgattGTGTGGACCCATTCCGTGTAAATATTTTGGAATGAGCCCCATTTTTGTAATTATTTTCATTTAGAACCccatttaagaaaaaaattcGAGATAATTGCTATTGTGAATTTGTGATCAATAATTTAATTGTGTTGTGTTGAGATTAGCAGAATACTTCACTACGTGGTTACTGTGTCTTGACAAGAAAAAATCATTAATTATGTATATAGACTTATAATCGTTGAATTGGGTGAAAATTTAAGGGTTTGTGTATGTATAGTTTATTTTAAATTAGGGTTAACCGGTTTAGTTTATCTACTTTgaatttttttcggtttttttaatTAAAGTGGTTTAGTTTAAGTACATAATATCTTTGTTCATCCTAGATGTGGTTAGTTTAGATAATACTTTATTAAAATGGTAATTGTGGAGGAATACTTTGGGAGAAATAGCTATTTTGGCAGTAGACTCAAGCCGGGAACGTCTCTTGCTCTACCTTTTTCCTAACCCTCGAGTGTCTTAAAAAGGCCCCACTTTATAAATACTTGATTACTCGTATACTTAACGAATGGTTTTTATAATTTTTCTAGTTATATTAGCTATTAAGCACTTAAAAATTGGTTTAATAATTTTCATATGCTTAATGTAAATTTTTACCCTAAATTAGTAATCTGGCCGACATAAGGTCGTGTCTATAAAAATTTCAGTTTTGATGTTAATGTTTCTGTTTTAATATCGTCACATGTTCCAAGGTTCCAATTAGTAATCTGGCCGAGAACCTGGAATAGTTAAATAAAAATTACTCAAAAGGTTCCAAGGAGTCTCCAACCTCTGCCACACCACTACACCACTATAATCCCATATTCTTACCTGCTGCACTCAACTATAATCATTCTCATTATTCCACGGAAAATATATACATACTTTTCTCGGTGtttatttataaaaaaatattCCAGGACTGTCACTGTCACTGGGTCTGACCATTATTCTAATATAAGCCATTATTCTTTTCTTCGCGGTGTTATATGCTGGGTATGGATCGGAATTAGATGTATGGGAAACGAGATTTCTATTTTCTTAAACGGCTTGATGAATTTATCAGCCATGCTGTTGCACATCAAAACTAACATGGGGATGAGGAGCATCTCATTTGTCCGTGTAGCGTATGTaacaatcggaaaaaggtaagtTGTGCAAAGGAAATGCAGAATCATTTGGTAATGAAGGGTTTTAAACCTGATTATCATGTGTGTATATGGCATAAAGAGAAAGAAAATGACATCAAGGTACCTCAAACGCTGTAAATCAGGGGAACAAGTTTGATAATGTAGATGAATTTGAGATGCATGGtttggattttaatgaaattCCGATTAATGTGGACAATGATAACGATGATAGTCATGATAAGGACAACAACGTAGAGGGTGAGAATACTGATAAAATGATGGATGATTTAGAAAAAGATTTCATAGAATGTCCGGAAATTTTCCAGAGGCTAGTTGATGATTCTAAGAAACCGTTATATCCGGGTTGCTCCAAATTCACTCGTTTATCAGCCGTGTTGAAATTGTATAACTTGAAAGCGGCAAATGgatggagtgataagagtttcaCCGCTCTAGTGCAACTTTTATCGGAAATGTTACCAAAAGGTAATGAGCTTCCAGTTAATACTTATCTATGTAAGAAAGTGTTGTGTCCATTGGCTACGATTTACAAAAAAATTCATGCCTGCCCAAATGACTGCATTTTGTTCTGGAAAGATTATAGTGACTTAGATGAGTGTCCACGATGTAAAGCAGAATATGGTATTTGCCAATCAAGGTTTATTCGGTTTTTTTTGCAAATCCAAAAGATGCAGAATATATGGTGtggcatcacgaagagagaaataAAGATGGTAAGCTACGACATGTGGCTGATGCATCCCAATGGAGAACAATTGATAGAACCATTCCTGACTTTGGTGGAGAGCCTAGGAATTTAAGACTAGGGCTTTGTACCGATGGAATTAATTCTTTTGGGACTCTTAGTACCCAACATAGCAGCTGGCCAGTAATGCTAATAATTTACAATTTGCCTCCTTGGCTTACAACAAAGAATAAATACATTTTACTTACGCTCCTAATATCGGGTCCTAAACAACCTTGTAATGACATAGACGTTTATTTGGCTCCACTATTAGAAGACTTGAAATTGTTATGGAATGTTGGTGTGCGGGTGTTTGATGCAGCTAGCGGCTCACACTTTCAAATGCATGCTATGCTATATTGTACAATTAATGATTTCCCGGCTTATGGAAACCTTTATGTTTATAGGCCGAAGACTGACAAGGGGTGCCCCGTATGTGGTGATAACACTGAATCTGAATGGTTGGAGAATTGCGGGAAATATGTATACCCGGGTAGTCATCGATTtcttcacgaaaatcatcattaTCGTAAGAGGAAGAAGGCATTCTACGGTAAAACTGAGCACCGGCCGGCTccattatttttaagtggaaaagaGTATCACAAACGAGTTATGAACATCACCACAGAATTTGGAAAACCGTACAGACCTCCACCAGATCGGGTGTACCACACAAAGAGGTCCATCTTTTGGGGCCTACCGTATTGGGAGCACTTGTCGGTTAGGCATTATATTGATGTCATGCACGTAGAGAAGAATGTGTTTGATAGTATCATTGGCACTTTGTTGAACATGCCTAATAAGACAAAGGATGGGGTCAAAGCTAGATATGACATGGTtgctgatactgtcgttttgtaccaaaaataaatacctaagttactactaacaaaagtcagcggtaagtagggtcgatctccacagggaggctaagttgctatctatctgtttaattcggtctgtcagggtgtcacagaaatgggggttgaattgattgtgaactaactaaactactgaaactagaggcaagagaagggaataaaggaaattaaaaataagagaaaggaagtatgcaaggagtcggtctaccgtggcaactatcagatcttatactatcgggaatactaaggcgattagactattgataagaagagctatggtcatcACCTTTCGgcccttaaaccgccctagagcgtaaacagcttaactttcgccctcactgcaataccctattgtaattaagcaagccttcccttccaatctttcgatctaggtcggggttaactaaatttatggtctcctgcatgcattcattcgaccggataacaattaaattgcctaatacaattcctatcgtaagactaatctatatatgtcaattaaaacatcgctaccacgggttccctaatcctaacatactaggggaattagctacgcatagttaagggagaacaagaaataaagaaagaacaaataataaacattaaattaaattaaagagagaaaagggaagaaaggattactgaaataaatgatccggaattgaaagaacaaaagtaacttGAGCGATGACCGAAGAAAAGGTAATTAGAGAGGTGAAGAGGGAGAGAAGTAACGTCCTCCTCTTAGGTTTATTTTATAGCCTCAAAAcataaacctaatctaagcttaacgtaaattgaggcccaatagcttgtaattgctcgatcgaacagttcctgcgtctgttaactcgatcgaccaaaagataatgctcgatcgaacagttggcca is a genomic window containing:
- the LOC141628248 gene encoding uncharacterized protein LOC141628248, producing the protein MHGLDFNEIPINVDNDNDDSHDKDNNVEGENTDKMMDDLEKDFIECPEIFQRLVDDSKKPLYPGCSKFTRLSAVLKLYNLKAANGWSDKSFTALVQLLSEMLPKDAEYMVWHHEERNKDGKLRHVADASQWRTIDRTIPDFGGEPRNLRLGLCTDGINSFGTLSTQHSSWPVMLIIYNLPPWLTTKNKYILLTLLISGPKQPCNDIDVYLAPLLEDLKLLWNVGVRVFDAASGSHFQMHAMLYCTINDFPAYGNLYVYRPKTDKGCPVCGDNTESEWLENCGKYVYPGSHRFLHENHHYRKRKKAFYGKTEHRPAPLFLSGKEYHKRVMNITTEFGKPYRPPPDRVYHTKRSIFWGLPYWEHLSVRHYIDVMHVEKNVFDSIIGTLLNMPNKTKDGVKARYDMVADTIIQKHKSLAYY